In Hydractinia symbiolongicarpus strain clone_291-10 chromosome 13, HSymV2.1, whole genome shotgun sequence, a single genomic region encodes these proteins:
- the LOC130623978 gene encoding rRNA methyltransferase 1, mitochondrial-like isoform X6: MGIAVKYKPRTVLDRISRNKPHQNVVMETGRLNFKPFDKDQLLVSSRLDKKDFLFALDQIHDPMNFGAIIRSAYYFGVDKIIVGNRNSCGLTPTVSKASAGAMEWAQVYGVDSMEKFLKRKLDNRYSEMLNNVAACCSFHFQQSVKLNWDVIGTSKPSGSHRDVVYTCDSLKINKPCILVLGNEGFGLSSSIADICTKMVTIPPGNDTLPHDVDSLNVSVAAGILLHSLLKCWR, from the exons ATGGGAATCGCTGTAAAGTATAAACCAAGAACAGTTTTGGATCGAATAAGCAGAAATAAACCACATCAG aaTGTTGTCATGGAAACAGGAAGGTTAAACTTTAAGCCATTTGATAAAGATCAGTTGTT gGTATCGTCTAGATTggataaaaaagactttttatttgCATTAGATCAAATTCAT GATCCGATGAACTTTGGGGCGATAATACGTTCAGCGTATTATTTTGGAGTTGATAAGATCATCGTCGGTAACAGAAATTC TTGTGGCTTGACACCTACTGTCAGTAAAGCTAGTGCTGGTGCTATGGAATGGGCTCAAGTGTATGGCGTCGATTCTATGGAGAAGTTTCTTAAG CGTAAACTTGATAACAGATACAGCGAAATGCTGAACAATGTTGCCGCATGTTGCTCTTTCCACTTTCAGCAGTCGGTCAAACTTAACTGGGATGTAATAGGGACATCGAAACCAAGTGGAAGCCACCGCGACGTAGTTTATACATGCGATAGTTTGAAAATTAATAAACCCTGCATATTGGTATTAG GTAACGAAGGATTCGGATTAAGTTCAAGCATAGCTGATATATGTACCAAAATGGTTACCATACCTCCTGGTAATGACACGTTACCTCATGACGTCGATTCATTAAATGTATCTGTGGCAGCAG GGATTTTGTTGCATTCGTTGTTGAAGTGTTGGCGATAG
- the LOC130623977 gene encoding uncharacterized protein LOC130623977 isoform X1, which yields MFFLRQTDPIFAENEYSIRLGTLLNHGGTKILRSIFHNKTIYNGKSEDPDVLFQEMKKHKNSLKKELRIDQMELVFPKSQKTISAKFDISILVILIAICVVVPPPSSTGNWKDKPDKNDTSIGAYVIRLRFLRNEVIHSTTINIDQKFSEKWKEIIDVLKNLGFDVKTVTNLKSSKFCQLELYKLSMLHANVDLLEGKVNQWIKQVDKTSRNIDNLDQSQVRLEGDIQFVISCISNLSNHIIGLENSQTSQDQNLECVRNTLENVLSQTRRHDELFEQANHVIGMLSRNIHTYIDDEIKAAFDRTTIQYKPLEERLKQASLCLKQKVRSKHERQCLRNPFGPTSVKKPFFVDLVTVKDDGLNLFCNGQQHHKDVHSARTETVGIEQIFYNDQKYAILRGAAGVGKSYFIQNAVYLWSKGELWNQFKFVLHFQCREMNCYNNISSFETLLQKSYPELLNIITFVEFLKVSDTFLICIDGMDEFIGISDFSQLAAGKSCHTFPITQCIYSTLSFMDNTLSQSHILLSGRPNVCIVLQRLFDKFGINTIDILGFSDANVCRYVSSYFASSKARAEELKRVLVENTNINLMTRIPVYLWVICSLYDQANTIIQTPETITELYILELLLFMKKHYHGESNMTEIKWAQIIENDEIIQAVLELAKISYQMMSKNIKFFEEEEISTLVKASGMVTEIDTTLGKKYQFFHASMQEFLAAIYAVCRNFKLEDLYNIPLWPVSDKVFRGVLPIAFGLTDAESKANDSESIAGIFMKNLRKKLPGQSGLDINKFLRRVLKTAGSECWARDCDEFELFLNCYFEYQQKLRDDDWCKNILRQGGFQLQLKIKLPRQLKQALYFLQNDRKYVSNIKLTLFSTNHTFCDDMKKKLAAYLLDVKRLETDDVTLANFAPPEVKMAQTNRKYKLELIDLFLTRKSSLFNSRWLIVPAKLIIRSGVAVELLLDTIKEWNMKGAHLNSVEIYLLVAQNDTIGHILALLEMFHYVPNIGITMSQLSEASLLQGFYNCGNFVRRLDVCFKAPSKLTNLRLNFKSEQHKYSLWDGRVWCNEINKYSLWDGRVWCNEYDNPLRGDSINSSMNDIDVITSDDDPHPLPSNPRELISARCCVVFGLIGLLLALIGLVVWLYALDGKCVLIL from the exons ATGTTTTTTCTTCGACAAACAGATCCAATTTTTGCTGAAAATGAATATAGCATCAGACTCGGCACGTTACTTAACCATGGAGGAACAAAAATTTTGCGAAGTATATTTCATAACAAAACGATTTATAACGGAAAATCTGAAGATCCTGATGTACTTTTTCAAGAAATGAAGAAacataaaaatagtttaaagaaAGAATTACGAATTGATCAAATGGAATTAGTCTTCCCGAAATCGCAAAAGACAATATCTGCGAAATTTGATATATCGATTTTAGTGATATTGATAGCAATATGTGTCGTTGTTCCACCACCCAGCAGCACTGGAAACTGGAAAGATAAGCCTGACAAAAACGATACAAGCATCGGAGCTTACGTTATCAGACTTCGATTTCTTCGGAATGAAGTTATACACTCAACAACAATTAACATTGATCAAAAATTTTCAGAGAAATGGAAAGAAATTATTGATGTGCTAAAAAACCTAGGGTTTGATGTCAAAACAGTGACCAATTTAAAATCCTCAAAGTTTTGTCAACTTGAGTTATATAAGCTATCCATGCTACACGCAAATGTGGACCTTCTGGAAGGCAAAGTCAATCAGTGGATAAAACAAGTGGATAAGACTTCTCGCAACATCGATAATCTTGATCAATCTCAAGTTCGGTTAGAAGGAGACATCCAGTTTGTTATAAGTTGCATCAGTAACTTATCAAATCACATCATAGGTTTGGAAAATAGTCAAACGTCCCAAGATCAAAACTTGGAGTGTGTTCGAAACACGCTTGAGAATGTTCTATCGCAAACACGACGCCATGATGAACTGTTTGAACAAGCAAACCATGTGATCGGAATGCTTTCTAgaaatatacatacatatatTGATGATGAGATAAAGGCTGCTTTTGATCGTACCACGATTCAATATAAAC cttTGGAAGAAAGGTTAAAGCAAGCGTCGCTTTGTTTGAAACAAAAAGTTAGATCAAAACATGAACGACAATGTTTGAGAAATCCATTTGGACCAACGAGcgtaaaaaaacctttttttgttgatCTGGTAACTGTTAAGGACGATGGACTTAATTTGTTTTGTAATGGTCAACAACATCATAAGGATGTCCACTCTGCACGAACAGAAACGGTTGGTATTGAACAGATATTCTACAATGATCAGAAGTACGCCATCTTACGTGGAGCGGCTGGTGTTggtaaaagttattttattcaaaatgcTGTTTATCTATGGTCAAAAGGTGAACTTTGGAATCAATTTAAATTTGTGTTGCATTTTCAATGCAGAGAAATGAACTGTTATAACAATATTAGTAGTTTTGAAACTCTTCTACAAAAATCTTACCCGGAATTATTAAACATAATCACATTTGTGGAGTTCTTAAAAGTATCTGACACTTTCCTGATATGTATTGATGGTATGGACGAATTTATTGGTATCTCAGATTTCTCTCAACTAGCCGCAGGAAAAAGCTGCCACACCTTCCCGATAACACAATGCATATATAGCACCCTTTCCTTTATGGACAATACTTTGTCCCAGTCTCATATTTTGTTATCTGGTCGACCTAATGTTTGTATCGTTCTCCAGCGTTTATTTGACAAGTTTGGTATAAATACAATAGATATTTTAGGATTCAGTGATGCCAACGTTTGTAGATATGTAAGTAGCTACTTTGCAAGTAGTAAAGCACGTGCGGAGGAGTTGAAACGTGTTCTTGTGGAGAACACAAACATAAATTTAATGACTCGAATTCCTGTTTACTTGTGGGTGATTTGTTCATTGTATGATCAAGCGAATACCATCATTCAAACGCCAGAAACAATAACAGAACTGTATATCTTAGAGTTGCTGCTTTTCATGAAAAAGCACTATCATGGAGAGAGTAATATGACGGAGATAAAATGGGCACAAATTATTGAGAATGATGAAATTATTCAAGCAGTTTTAGAGCTGGCAAAAATTTCATATCAAATGATGTCGAAAAATATTAAGTTCTTTGAGGAAGAAGAAATCTCCACACTGGTCAAGGCTTCTG GCATGGTCACAGAGATTGATACTACCCTTGGAAAGAAGTATCAATTTTTTCACGCAAGTATGCAAGAGTTTCTAGCTGCCATCTACGCTGTATGCCGCAATTTTAAATTAGAAGATCTTTATAACATACCGTTATGGCCGGTGTCTGATAAAGTCTTTCGTGGAGTTCTTCCCATTGCTTTCGGTCTGACAGACGCGGAAAGTAAGGCTAACGATAGCGAATCTATAGCTGGTATTTTTATGAAGAATTTAAGGAAAAAACTACCTGGCCAGAGCGGGTTGGATATCAATAAATTTCTGCGAAGGGTTCTAAAAACGGCTGGCAGTGAATGTTGGGCAAGAGATTGTGATGAATTTGAGTTATTTCTAAACTGTTATTTCGAGTATCAACAAAAGCTACGTGATGACGACTGGTGTAAAAATATCTTAAGACAAGGAGGATTTCAgttacaattaaaaataaaattacctcGTCAGTTAAAACAGGCTTTGTACTTTTTACAAAATGACCGAAAGTATgtaagcaacataaaactaacTTTGTTTTCGACAAATCATACTTTCTGTGATGACATGAaaaagaagttagcagcgtacTTGCTTGATGTGAAACGATTGGAAACAGATGACGTAACACTGGCAAATTTCGCGCCGCCTGAAGTTAAAATGGCGCAAACAAATCGTAAATATAAGTTAGAActtattgatttgtttttaacGAGAAAATCTTCTTTATTCAATTCAAGATGGCTGATTGTTCCAGCTAAATTAATCATTCGAAGTGGAGTTGCAGTCGAGCTTCTTTTAGACACCATCAAGGAATGGAACATGAAAGGAGCGCATCTTAATTCCGTTGAAATTTATTTGTTAGTAGCACAAAACGACACTATTGGTCATATTTTAGCGCTACTGGAAATGTTTCACTATGTGCCTAACATTGGGATAACTATGTCCCAGCTATCTGAAGCAAGTCTATTACAAGGTTTTTACAATTGTGGCAACTTTGTTCGTAGGCTTGACGTGTGCTTCAAAGCGCCGTCGAAGTTAACAAATCTGAGGCTGAATTTTAAATCGGAGCAACATAAATATAGTTTATGGGATGGAAGAGTGTGGTGTAACGAGATAAATAAATATAGTTTATGGGATGGAAGAGTGTGGTGTAACGAG TACGATAATCCTCTTCGAGGAGATAGCATCAACTCTAGTATGAATGATATTGATGTTATCACAAGTGACGATGATCCGCATCCGCTCCCCTCTAATCCGCGAGAACTAATATCAGCTCGGTGTTGTGTTGTGTTTGGTTTAATTGGTCTTTTGTTAGCTTTGATTGGTTTAGTGGTCTGGCTATATGCATTGGATGGTAAGTGTGTTTTGATACTGTGA
- the LOC130623977 gene encoding uncharacterized protein LOC130623977 isoform X2: MFFLRQTDPIFAENEYSIRLGTLLNHGGTKILRSIFHNKTIYNGKSEDPDVLFQEMKKHKNSLKKELRIDQMELVFPKSQKTISAKFDISILVILIAICVVVPPPSSTGNWKDKPDKNDTSIGAYVIRLRFLRNEVIHSTTINIDQKFSEKWKEIIDVLKNLGFDVKTVTNLKSSKFCQLELYKLSMLHANVDLLEGKVNQWIKQVDKTSRNIDNLDQSQVRLEGDIQFVISCISNLSNHIIGLENSQTSQDQNLECVRNTLENVLSQTRRHDELFEQANHVIGMLSRNIHTYIDDEIKAAFDRTTIQYKPLEERLKQASLCLKQKVRSKHERQCLRNPFGPTSVKKPFFVDLVTVKDDGLNLFCNGQQHHKDVHSARTETVGIEQIFYNDQKYAILRGAAGVGKSYFIQNAVYLWSKGELWNQFKFVLHFQCREMNCYNNISSFETLLQKSYPELLNIITFVEFLKVSDTFLICIDGMDEFIGISDFSQLAAGKSCHTFPITQCIYSTLSFMDNTLSQSHILLSGRPNVCIVLQRLFDKFGINTIDILGFSDANVCRYVSSYFASSKARAEELKRVLVENTNINLMTRIPVYLWVICSLYDQANTIIQTPETITELYILELLLFMKKHYHGESNMTEIKWAQIIENDEIIQAVLELAKISYQMMSKNIKFFEEEEISTLVKASGMVTEIDTTLGKKYQFFHASMQEFLAAIYAVCRNFKLEDLYNIPLWPVSDKVFRGVLPIAFGLTDAESKANDSESIAGIFMKNLRKKLPGQSGLDINKFLRRVLKTAGSECWARDCDEFELFLNCYFEYQQKLRDDDWCKNILRQGGFQLQLKIKLPRQLKQALYFLQNDRKYVSNIKLTLFSTNHTFCDDMKKKLAAYLLDVKRLETDDVTLANFAPPEVKMAQTNRKYKLELIDLFLTRKSSLFNSRWLIVPAKLIIRSGVAVELLLDTIKEWNMKGAHLNSVEIYLLVAQNDTIGHILALLEMFHYVPNIGITMSQLSEASLLQGFYNCGNFVRRLDVCFKAPSKLTNLRLNFKSEQHKYSLWDGRVWCNEINKYSLWDGRVWCNEYDNPLRGDSINSSMNDIDVITSDDDPHPLPSNPRELISARCCVVFGLIGLLLALIGLVVWLYALDGRSKF, translated from the exons ATGTTTTTTCTTCGACAAACAGATCCAATTTTTGCTGAAAATGAATATAGCATCAGACTCGGCACGTTACTTAACCATGGAGGAACAAAAATTTTGCGAAGTATATTTCATAACAAAACGATTTATAACGGAAAATCTGAAGATCCTGATGTACTTTTTCAAGAAATGAAGAAacataaaaatagtttaaagaaAGAATTACGAATTGATCAAATGGAATTAGTCTTCCCGAAATCGCAAAAGACAATATCTGCGAAATTTGATATATCGATTTTAGTGATATTGATAGCAATATGTGTCGTTGTTCCACCACCCAGCAGCACTGGAAACTGGAAAGATAAGCCTGACAAAAACGATACAAGCATCGGAGCTTACGTTATCAGACTTCGATTTCTTCGGAATGAAGTTATACACTCAACAACAATTAACATTGATCAAAAATTTTCAGAGAAATGGAAAGAAATTATTGATGTGCTAAAAAACCTAGGGTTTGATGTCAAAACAGTGACCAATTTAAAATCCTCAAAGTTTTGTCAACTTGAGTTATATAAGCTATCCATGCTACACGCAAATGTGGACCTTCTGGAAGGCAAAGTCAATCAGTGGATAAAACAAGTGGATAAGACTTCTCGCAACATCGATAATCTTGATCAATCTCAAGTTCGGTTAGAAGGAGACATCCAGTTTGTTATAAGTTGCATCAGTAACTTATCAAATCACATCATAGGTTTGGAAAATAGTCAAACGTCCCAAGATCAAAACTTGGAGTGTGTTCGAAACACGCTTGAGAATGTTCTATCGCAAACACGACGCCATGATGAACTGTTTGAACAAGCAAACCATGTGATCGGAATGCTTTCTAgaaatatacatacatatatTGATGATGAGATAAAGGCTGCTTTTGATCGTACCACGATTCAATATAAAC cttTGGAAGAAAGGTTAAAGCAAGCGTCGCTTTGTTTGAAACAAAAAGTTAGATCAAAACATGAACGACAATGTTTGAGAAATCCATTTGGACCAACGAGcgtaaaaaaacctttttttgttgatCTGGTAACTGTTAAGGACGATGGACTTAATTTGTTTTGTAATGGTCAACAACATCATAAGGATGTCCACTCTGCACGAACAGAAACGGTTGGTATTGAACAGATATTCTACAATGATCAGAAGTACGCCATCTTACGTGGAGCGGCTGGTGTTggtaaaagttattttattcaaaatgcTGTTTATCTATGGTCAAAAGGTGAACTTTGGAATCAATTTAAATTTGTGTTGCATTTTCAATGCAGAGAAATGAACTGTTATAACAATATTAGTAGTTTTGAAACTCTTCTACAAAAATCTTACCCGGAATTATTAAACATAATCACATTTGTGGAGTTCTTAAAAGTATCTGACACTTTCCTGATATGTATTGATGGTATGGACGAATTTATTGGTATCTCAGATTTCTCTCAACTAGCCGCAGGAAAAAGCTGCCACACCTTCCCGATAACACAATGCATATATAGCACCCTTTCCTTTATGGACAATACTTTGTCCCAGTCTCATATTTTGTTATCTGGTCGACCTAATGTTTGTATCGTTCTCCAGCGTTTATTTGACAAGTTTGGTATAAATACAATAGATATTTTAGGATTCAGTGATGCCAACGTTTGTAGATATGTAAGTAGCTACTTTGCAAGTAGTAAAGCACGTGCGGAGGAGTTGAAACGTGTTCTTGTGGAGAACACAAACATAAATTTAATGACTCGAATTCCTGTTTACTTGTGGGTGATTTGTTCATTGTATGATCAAGCGAATACCATCATTCAAACGCCAGAAACAATAACAGAACTGTATATCTTAGAGTTGCTGCTTTTCATGAAAAAGCACTATCATGGAGAGAGTAATATGACGGAGATAAAATGGGCACAAATTATTGAGAATGATGAAATTATTCAAGCAGTTTTAGAGCTGGCAAAAATTTCATATCAAATGATGTCGAAAAATATTAAGTTCTTTGAGGAAGAAGAAATCTCCACACTGGTCAAGGCTTCTG GCATGGTCACAGAGATTGATACTACCCTTGGAAAGAAGTATCAATTTTTTCACGCAAGTATGCAAGAGTTTCTAGCTGCCATCTACGCTGTATGCCGCAATTTTAAATTAGAAGATCTTTATAACATACCGTTATGGCCGGTGTCTGATAAAGTCTTTCGTGGAGTTCTTCCCATTGCTTTCGGTCTGACAGACGCGGAAAGTAAGGCTAACGATAGCGAATCTATAGCTGGTATTTTTATGAAGAATTTAAGGAAAAAACTACCTGGCCAGAGCGGGTTGGATATCAATAAATTTCTGCGAAGGGTTCTAAAAACGGCTGGCAGTGAATGTTGGGCAAGAGATTGTGATGAATTTGAGTTATTTCTAAACTGTTATTTCGAGTATCAACAAAAGCTACGTGATGACGACTGGTGTAAAAATATCTTAAGACAAGGAGGATTTCAgttacaattaaaaataaaattacctcGTCAGTTAAAACAGGCTTTGTACTTTTTACAAAATGACCGAAAGTATgtaagcaacataaaactaacTTTGTTTTCGACAAATCATACTTTCTGTGATGACATGAaaaagaagttagcagcgtacTTGCTTGATGTGAAACGATTGGAAACAGATGACGTAACACTGGCAAATTTCGCGCCGCCTGAAGTTAAAATGGCGCAAACAAATCGTAAATATAAGTTAGAActtattgatttgtttttaacGAGAAAATCTTCTTTATTCAATTCAAGATGGCTGATTGTTCCAGCTAAATTAATCATTCGAAGTGGAGTTGCAGTCGAGCTTCTTTTAGACACCATCAAGGAATGGAACATGAAAGGAGCGCATCTTAATTCCGTTGAAATTTATTTGTTAGTAGCACAAAACGACACTATTGGTCATATTTTAGCGCTACTGGAAATGTTTCACTATGTGCCTAACATTGGGATAACTATGTCCCAGCTATCTGAAGCAAGTCTATTACAAGGTTTTTACAATTGTGGCAACTTTGTTCGTAGGCTTGACGTGTGCTTCAAAGCGCCGTCGAAGTTAACAAATCTGAGGCTGAATTTTAAATCGGAGCAACATAAATATAGTTTATGGGATGGAAGAGTGTGGTGTAACGAGATAAATAAATATAGTTTATGGGATGGAAGAGTGTGGTGTAACGAG TACGATAATCCTCTTCGAGGAGATAGCATCAACTCTAGTATGAATGATATTGATGTTATCACAAGTGACGATGATCCGCATCCGCTCCCCTCTAATCCGCGAGAACTAATATCAGCTCGGTGTTGTGTTGTGTTTGGTTTAATTGGTCTTTTGTTAGCTTTGATTGGTTTAGTGGTCTGGCTATATGCATTGGATG GTCGATCTAAGTTTTAA
- the LOC130623189 gene encoding uncharacterized protein LOC130623189, whose product MPHDKLYGSTYKYVLTGIDVASRYKVARPLRTKKASEVADMLKDIYKAGPLRYPRVFQCDNGSEFKSNVSKLLESKGVEIKRVTTKYHHTFTVFVESYNKVLAERLFKPQDAQELVTTDEQSSTWVKHLYTIVKSLNNTKTAMIGMKPSKAIKLDKVLLMKSEEYPEEKPLPDDGLYLYLLQPGEEHGDQKRLDAWWSKKTYRLDHIVTSTRLLYYLADGPDRSFVAEELMLVPEGVEVPPEHVKQW is encoded by the coding sequence ATGCCTCACGACAAGCTGTATGGTAGCACGTACAAATATGTTCTCACAGGCATCGATGTAGCCTCCAGATACAAGGTAGCGAGACCTTTGCGTACCAAaaaagccagcgaagtcgccGACATGCTCAAGGACATTTACAAAGCGGGACCTTTACGATATCCGAGGGTTTTTCAGTGTGACAACGGCTCCGAGTTCAAGTCTAACGTGAGCAAGCTTCTGGAAAGCAAAGGGGTCGAGATAAAGCGTGTAACTACCAAATACCACCACACATTCACGGTGTTCGTGGAAAGCTACAACAAGGTGCTCGCGGAGAGACTGTTCaaacctcaagatgcgcaagagttggTCACCACTGACGAGCAAAGTAGTACATGGGTCAAACACTTGTATACTATTGTCAAAAGTTTGAACAACACCAAAACCGCGATGATCGGCATGAAACCTTCGAAGGCCATCAAGCTAGATAAAGTCCTACTTATGAAAAGCGAAGAATATCCCGAGGAAAAGCCGTTACCTGACGACGGCCTCTATTTGTACCTCCTGCAACCtggagaagagcatggtgatcAAAAAAGACTTGACGCTTGGTGGAGCAAGAAAACGTATAGACTGGACCATATCGTGACAAGTACGAGATTGTTATACTATTTGGCAGATGGGcctgatcgaagctttgtgGCGGAGGAGTTGATGCTAGTACCCGAGGgtgttgaagtacctccggagcatgtaAAACAATggtaa